One stretch of Excalfactoria chinensis isolate bCotChi1 chromosome 2, bCotChi1.hap2, whole genome shotgun sequence DNA includes these proteins:
- the HYCC1 gene encoding hyccin isoform X2 has product MLALDTGLVEEWLSEFKTLPEASISSYATNLKDKSALISSLYKVIQEPQSELLEPVCHQLFEFYRSGEEQLLRFTLQFLPELMWCYLAVSASRDLQSSGCIEALLLGVYNLEIVDKEGHSKVLSFTIPSLSKPSVYHEPSSIGSMALTEGALSQHGLSRVVYSGPHPQREMLTAQNRFEVLTFLLLCYNAALSYMPAVSLQSLCQICSRICVCGYPRQQVRKYKGVNSRIPVSSEFMVQMLTGIYYAFYNGEWDLARKAMDDVLYRAQLELYPEPLLVANAIKASLPQGAMKSSKEGTKCIQVEITPTSSRISRNAVTSMSIRGHRWKRHEQAENGNDATEMGNFIIPEISVTNVSGEKPGNGEKSRALAENDVQHIQGVQETATDPRTDSKCMPEIRRQKSVRKMMEDGINSSGRVQF; this is encoded by the exons ATGTTAGCTCTGGATACTGGGCTTGTGGAGGAGTGGTTATCAGAGTTCAAG aCGCTGCCAGAAGCATCCATATCCAGCTATGCGACAAACCTAAAAGACAAGAGTGCTCTGATTTCATCTCTTTACAAAGTAATTCAGGAGCCACAAAGTGAA CTTCTGGAGCCAGTCTGCCATCAGCTCTTTGAGTTCTATCGAAGTGGCGAGGAGCAATTACTACGATTCACGCTGCAGTTTCTGCCCGAGCTGATGTGGTGCTACCTTGCTGTCTCAGCCAGCAGAGATTTGCAGAGCAGTGGATGTATAGAAGCCCTTCTCCTAGGAGTGTATAACTTG gAGATAGTTGACAAAGAGGGacacagcaaagtgctgagTTTCACGATTCCATCGTTGTCCAAACCTTCAGTGTATCATGAA ccttccagtattgGCTCCATGGCTCTTACTGAAGGAGCTTTATCCCAGCATGGTTTGTCCAGGGTTGTGTATAGTGGACCTCATCCTCAGAGGGAGATGTTGACAGCACAGAACAG GTTCGAAGTGTTgactttccttctgctctgctacAATGCTGCCTTAAGCTACATGCCCGCAGTTTCTCTTCAGTCATTGTGTCAGATTTGCTCAAG aaTTTGTGTCTGCGGATATCCTCGCCAACAAGTGAGAAAGTATAAGGGAGTAAACAGCAGGATTCCAGTTTCATCTGAATTCATGGTACAAATGCTGACAGGGATTTATTATGCCTT TTATAATGGAGAATGGGATCTGGCTCGTAAAGCTATGGACGATGTTTTATATAGAGCGCAGCTGGAACTGTATCCAGAACCTCTGCTG GTTGCTAATGCAATAAAAGCTTCACTACCTCAGGGTGCCATGAAGTCCAGTAAAGAAGGTACAAAATGCATTCAGGTTGAAATTACACCTACTTCATCCAGGATATCAAGAAATGCTGTGACTAGCATGTCTATCCGAGGGCACAGATGGAAAAGACACG AACAAGCAGAGAATGGTAATGATGCTACTGAAATGGGCAACTTTATCATACCTGAGATTAGTGTCACAAATGTGTCTGGAGAGAAACCCgggaatggggaaaaaagcagagcaCTAGCAGAGAATGATGTTCAGCATATACAGGGAGTACAGGAAACAGCTACAGATCCTAGAACTGACAGCAAATGCATGCCAGAAATCAGGAGGCAAaaatctgtaagaaaaatgatggaGGATGGAATAAACTCATCTGGCAGAGTGCAGTTTTAG